In Nicotiana tabacum cultivar K326 chromosome 11, ASM71507v2, whole genome shotgun sequence, a single window of DNA contains:
- the LOC142166014 gene encoding uncharacterized protein LOC142166014 gives MSSTKYLLRNSVPWITVLVPSYLLIATLSGYSFLSISITFCVLVLSTIAFTYSKQKSSISKKSVQTKEAGFSLSSQVQEDIAEYQLGNAIVNHKKEIQDHGVSQNHVLYCDSESLDGNSTLSEDSNKGQSLRCSDCSICDEESLIEIASPSGHSENDPKLFSKQHQNVLADLAQESIFLQHSLMDYTGDISDMNEEDNLIEIDISMGSIKCSALEFQA, from the exons ATGTCTTCCACTAAGTATCTCCTTAGAAATTCAGTGCCATGGATTACTGTTCTTGTTCCATCATACTTGTTAATTGCCACTCTTTCAGGTTATAGTTTTCTTTCTATTTCCATTACATTTTGTGTTTTGGTCCTATCTACCATAGCTTTCACATACTCAAAACAAAAGTCTAGTATCTCCAAGAAGTCAGTCCAAACAAAAGAAGCAGGGTTCAGCCTCAGCAGCCAG GTTCAAGAAGATATAGCAGAATATCAACTTGGAAATGCAATTGTTAACCACAAGAAGGAAATACAGGATCATGGGGTATCTCAAAATCATGTCTTGTATTGTGACAGTGAGAGTCTTGATGGAAATTCAACTTTAAGTGAAGATTCTAATAAAGGACAGAGCCTACGTTGCTCTGATTGTTCAATTTGTGACGAGGAGAGCCTAATTGAAATAGCCTCTCCAAGTGGCCATTCTGAAAATGATCCTAAATTATTTAGTAAGCAGCACCAAAATGTACTTGCAGATTTAGCCCAAGAATCCATCTTTCTGCAGCATAGCCTAATGGATTACACGGGAGATATCAGTGACATGAATGAGGAAGACAATTTGATAGAGATTGACATATCCATGGGATCTATCAAGTGTTCAGCATTAGAATTTCAAGCATGA